The following proteins are encoded in a genomic region of Glycine max cultivar Williams 82 chromosome 18, Glycine_max_v4.0, whole genome shotgun sequence:
- the LOC100789840 gene encoding uncharacterized protein, which yields MVSFTSYFIYRRAENPLQILKFRCTFFFSPETTSWQTYGALRYCHSGSECGKNPKLTPNEKPNRVGLFWDLDNKPPNSIPPYEVANKLRIAASSFGVVRYMAAYANSHTFSHVPQGVREIRKEKELLYRLENKGVIKPNQPYRCKVCGRKFHTNDKLVNHFKQLHEREHAKRMNQIESSRGSRRVKLVAKYSMKMEKYKKAASDILTPKVGYGLADELRRAGFWVQTVSDKPQAADQALQSHIVDIMDHRRVECVVLVSDDSDFVDVINEAKMRCLKTVVIGDIDDGFLKRTADTAFSWEEILMGKAKKQAVSVVKNWKDRDILKRLEWTYNPDEDKNNFSLDDAITEASEDDNID from the coding sequence ATGGTTTCTTTTACAAGTTATTTCATTTATAGAAGAGCAGAGAACCCATTGCAAATCCTCAAATTTCGTTGCACCTTCTTTTTCTCACCGGAAACTACAAGTTGGCAAACATATGGTGCCTTGAGATATTGTCATTCTGGGTCAGAATGCGGTAAAAACCCGAAATTGACACCAAACGAGAAGCCAAACAGGGTGGGGCTTTTCTGGGACTTGGACAATAAACCACCCAATTCAATCCCACCTTATGAAGTTGCCAATAAGCTGAGAATAGCTGCATCTTCCTTTGGGGTTGTTCGTTATATGGCTGCTTATGCAAATAGCCACACTTTTAGCCATGTCCCTCAAGGTGTCCGGGAGATTAGGAAAGAGAAGGAACTGTTGTATCGTTTAGAGAATAAGGGTGTCATCAAGCCAAATCAACCTTATCGTTGTAAGGTTTGTGGGAGAAAGTTTCATACTAATGACAAGCTTGTTAACCATTTCAAGCAACTGCATGAGCGTGAGCACGCGAAAAGGATGAACCAGATAGAGTCTTCCAGGGGGAGCAGGAGGGTGAAGTTGGTGGCCAAGTATtctatgaaaatggagaagtATAAGAAGGCTGCAAGTGATATTCTCACTCCCAAAGTGGGGTATGGTTTGGCGGATGAGCTCAGACGGGCTGGTTTTTGGGTTCAAACTGTGTCAGATAAGCCACAAGCTGCAGATCAAGCATTGCAAAGCCACATCGTGGATATAATGGATCATAGGCGGGTTGAGTGTGTGGTCCTTGTGTCTGATGATTCTGATTTTGTTGACGTGATAAATGAAGCGAAGATGCGATGTCTGAAGACGGTTGTCATTGGGGATATTGATGATGGTTTCTTGAAGAGGACTGCTGATACTGCATTTTCTTGGGAGGAAATTCTGATGGGGAAAGCTAAAAAGCAGGCTGTTTCAGTTGTGAAAAACTGGAAGGATCGAGATATCTTAAAAAGGTTGGAGTGGACATACAACCCTGatgaggataaaaataatttcagtCTGGATGATGCCATTACTGAAGCATCTGAAGATGATAATATTGATTGA
- the LOC100813940 gene encoding protein transport protein SEC23 — protein MSEMASPDPEGLDGVRMTWNVWPRTKVESSKCVIPLAATVALIRPHPDIPRLPYAPLRCKTCSSALNPFSRVDFTAKIWICPFCYQRNHFPPHYHAISETNLPGELYPQYTTVEYILPLSNSLNPSPVFLFLLDTCLIDEEIHFLKSALRRAIGLLPDNALVGFVSFGTQVQVHELGFSDMSKVYVFRGSKEIPAEQILDQLGLSAAGRRPQKGAPGIAGAGGFPNSGITRFLLPASECEYTLNALLDELQTDQWPVPPGRRPARCTGVALSVAAGLLSACNPGTGARIVALVGGPCTEGPGAIVSKDLSDPVRSHKDLDKDAAPFFKKAVKFYEGLAKQLVGQGHVLDIFASALDQVGVAEMKVAVERTGGLVVLSESFGHSVFKDSFKRVFEDGEQSLGLCFNGTLEINCSKEIKIQGIIGPCTSLEKKGPSVADTVIGEGNTTAWKMCGLDKSTCLTVMFDLSSSDRSNTPGAVNPQLYLQFLTSYQDPSGQSVLRVTTVTRRWVDSSVSSEELVQGFDQETAAVVMARFASLKMESEETFDATRWLDRFLIRLCSKFGDYRKDDPSSFTLNPSFSLFPQFMFNLRRSQFVQVFNNSPDETAYFRMLLDRENISNAAVMIQPSLISYSFNALPAPALLDVASIAADKILLLDSYFSVVIFHGMTIAQWRNLGYQNQQEHQAFAQLLRAPHDDAQMIIRERFPVPRLVVCDQHGSQARFLLAKLNPSATYNNAHEMAAGSDVIFTDDVSLQVFFEHLQRLAVQS, from the exons ATGTCGGAGATGGCGAGCCCAGATCCCGAGGGACTCGACGGAGTCCGGATGACGTGGAACGTGTGGCCGCGGACGAAGGTGGAATCAAGCAAGTGCGTGATCCCTCTGGCGGCGACGGTGGCTCTGATCCGTCCCCACCCTGACATCCCCCGCCTCCCGTACGCCCCTCTCCGTTGTAAGACCTGCTCCTCCGCCCTCAACCCCTTCTCCCGCGTCGACTTCACCGCCAAGATCTGGATCTGCCCCTTCTGCTACCAGCGCAACCACTTCCCCCCTCACTACCACGCCATCTCCGAAACCAACTTACCCGGCGAACTCTACCCCCAATACACCACCGTCGAGTACATCCTCCCTCTCTCCAACTCCCTCAACCCTTCCCCcgtcttcctcttcctcctcgACACCTGCCTCATCGACGAGGAGATCCACTTCCTCAAATCCGCGCTTCGTCGCGCCATTGGTCTTTTACCCGATAACGCCCTCGTAGGCTTCGTTTCCTTCGGGACTCAGGTGCAGGTTCACGAATTGGGCTTCTCCGACATGTCCAAGGTTTATGTCTTCCGCGGCTCCAAGGAGATTCCCGCCGAACAGATTCTCGATCAGCTTGGTCTTTCTGCTGCCGGAAGGAGACCTCAAAAGGGTGCTCCCGGTATCGCTGGCGCTGGTGGATTCCCCAATTCCGGCATCACGCGCTTCCTTTTGCCTGCTTCTGAGTGTGAATATACTCTCAATGCG CTGCTGGATGAATTGCAGACGGATCAATGGCCGGTTCCGCCTGGGCGCCGCCCTGCACGCTGCACCGGAGTTGCTTTGAGTGTTGCCGCAGGGTTGCTGAGTGCTTGCAATCCTGGGACTGGTGCTAGAATCGTAGCTTTGGTTGGTGGGCCATGCACGGAAGGACCTGGCGCG ATTGTGTCAAAAGATTTATCTGACCCAGTGCGTTCTCATAAAGATCTTGATAAAGATGCAGCACCATTCTTCAAGAAAGCAGTCAAATTTTATGAGGGTCTCGCAAAACAGCTGGTTGGCCAGGGTCACGTTTTAGATATTTTTGCATCAGCACTTGATCAG GTTGGAGTTGCAGAAATGAAAGTTGCGGTTGAAAGAACCGGTGGCCTTGTTGTCCTGTCTGAAAGTTTTGGTCATTCAGTCTTCAAGGACTCTTTTAAGCGAGTTTTTGAGGATGGGGAGCAATCTCTTGGTCTTTGTTTCAA TGGAACCCTAGAGATAAATTGCTCCAAGGAAATCAAAATTCAGGGAATTATTGGACCTTGCACCTCGTTGGAAAAG AAAGGGCCTTCTGTTGCTGATACTGTTATAGGAGAGGGAAACACAACAGCATGGAAGATGTGTGGCCTTGACAAGAGTACATGCTTGACTGTGATGTTTGATCTTTCATCAAGTGATCGTTCAAATACCCCTGGTGCTGTTAACCCACAATTGTACCTACAGTTCCTTACAAG TTACCAGGACCCAAGTGGTCAATCAGTGCTTCGTGTCACAACAGTAACTAGAAGATGGGTGGATAGTTCTGTTAGCTCTGAG GAATTGGTTCAAGGATTTGACCAAGAAACTGCTGCAGTTGTAATGGCTAGATTTGCTTCTCTGAAAATGGAGAGTGAG GAAACATTTGATGCTACACGGTGGTTGGATCGGTTTCTCATTCGCCTCTGTTCTAAATTTGGTGACTACCGCAAGGATGATCCATCGTCTTTTACATTAAACCCATCATTTTCACTTTTCCCTCAGTTTATGTTCAATCTGCGACGCTCACAGTTTGTACAG GTTTTTAACAACAGTCCAGACGAGACTGCATATTTCCGCATGTTGTTAGACAGGGAAAATATTAGTAATGCTGCCGTTATGATTCAGCCGTCATTGATATCGTATTCATTTAATGCACTGCCTGCACCAGCATTGTTAGATGTGGCTTCCATTGCTGCAGACAAGATTTTGTTGCTAGATTCATATTTTAGTGTGGTTATTTTTCATGGGATGACAATAGCTCAATGGCGCAACTTGGGATACCAGAACCAACAAGAACACCAG GCATTTGCACAACTATTACGAGCTCCGCATGACGATGCCCAAATGATAATTAGAGAACGGTTCCCGGTGCCTAGATTGGTAGTGTGTGACCAACATGGTTCCCAG GCTAGATTCTTATTAGCAAAACTGAATCCCTCAGCAACGTATAATAATGCACATGAAATGGCTGCTGGTTCAGATGTAATCTTTACTGATGATGTGAGCCTTCAAGTTTTCTTTGAGCATCTGCAAAGGTTGGCTGTCCAATCATGA
- the LOC100775792 gene encoding cysteine proteinase inhibitor 4, which produces MAVALTILVTLLSVLSSASCARMVGGKTEIPEVRKNRQVQELGRFAVEEYNLGLKLLKNNNVDNGREQLNFSAVVEAQQQVVSGMKYYLKISATHNGVHEMFNSVVVVKPWLHSKQLLHFAPASSSTTTTTTTMHPVVRKDN; this is translated from the coding sequence atggctGTGGCTTTGACGATTCTGGTGACCCTTCTCTCGGTTCTCTCTTCTGCATCGTGTGCACGAATGGTTGGGGGGAAGACGGAGATCCCTGAAGTGAGAAAAAACAGGCAAGTGCAAGAGCTTGGAAGGTTCGCGGTGGAGGAGTATAACCTTGGTTTAAAGCTGTTGAAGAACAACAACGTCGACAATGGGAGAGAACAGTTGAACTTTTCAGCGGTGGTGGAGGCGCAGCAACAAGTGGTGTCAGGGATGAAGTACTACTTGAAGATCTCTGCTACTCATAATGGTGTTCACGAAATGTTCAACTCTGTGGTGGTGGTCAAGCCATGGCTTCATTCCAAGCAGCTCCTCCATTTTGCGCCTGCATCAtcatccaccaccaccaccaccaccaccatgcaTCCAGTAGTACGTAAAGATAATTGA